In Triticum aestivum cultivar Chinese Spring chromosome 5B, IWGSC CS RefSeq v2.1, whole genome shotgun sequence, the following proteins share a genomic window:
- the LOC123110390 gene encoding uncharacterized protein yields MEPVALPDDDDLLREILLRLPPQPSSLIRASAVCRRWRSITTDPRFLGRFRAHHRKPPLLGAFEYIQGDLVFTSLLDRPDRIPPGRFDLGRYSDRRDYGVLGFRHGRVLVLDRVRKDLVVCAPVTGEQRRVAVPPEFKKGSLNGAVLCAAGDPGHVHGECHSSPFKVALVSLCRHDYRPLASVYSSDTGAWSNPVSTAAPCQLFDACMDGSLVGKAIYWLLTTMEAGILSLIWKSRV; encoded by the coding sequence ATGGAGCCTGTCGCTCTGCCGGACGACGACGATCTCCTCCgggagatcctcctccgcctcccgccgcagcCCTCCTCGCTCATCCGCGCCTCCGCCGTCTGCAGGCGGTGGCGGAGCATCACCACCGATCCTAGATTCCTCGGCCGCTTCCGCGCGCACCACCGCAAGCCGCCGCTCCTCGGCGCCTTCGAGTACATCCAGGGCGACCTCGTCTTCACCTCCTTGCTCGACCGTCCCGACCGCATCCCTCCCGGGCGCTTCGACCTGGGACGCTACAGCGACCGCCGCGACTACGGCGTGCTCGGCTTCCGCCACGGCCGCGTCCTCGTCTTAGACCGTGTGCGCAAGGACCTCGTCGTGTGCGCCCCCGTCACCGGCGAGCAGCGCCGCGTGGCCGTTCCGCCCGAGTTCAAGAAGGGCTCCCTCAACGGGGCCGTGCTCTGCGCTGCCGGCGACCCTGGCCACGTGCACGGTGAATGCCACTCCAGCCCCTTCAAGGTGGCCTTGGTATCCTTGTGCAGGCATGACTATAGACCCCTCGCCAGTGTTTACTCCTCAGATACCGGGGCATGGAGCAATCCCGTCTCGACGGCGGCTCCATGTCAACTGTTTGATGCTTGTATGGATGGCTCACTCGTTGGTAAAGCAATTTACTGGTTGCTTACAACTATGGAGGCTGGCATTTTGAGTTTGATTTGGAAGAGCAGAGTCTAG
- the LOC123115668 gene encoding protein PHOSPHATE-INDUCED 1 homolog, whose product MTMSKPHAACSLLLALLIGLTRPSPCASSLYNPPPPDMAYHHGGVLDGTVPVSVLYYGAFSPHHKAVLADFLRSLSPRSRPHTFGAPAAASVAQWWETVDRYVQRTGRERTRVMLTNQVSDEGCSLGKHLSRLQVEQLAARLGVAPGGVAVVLTAADVAVDGFCGSSCGLHGSLAPGGAVHVWVGNAAVQCPGRCAWPFHAADPAVAATAVPGRHRSRETPLRAPNGDAGVDGMVINLAALLAGAVTNPYGHGYFQGDAGAPVEVGGGCPGVYGRGAYPGYPGAVKLDTATGGGYNVVGRNGRRYLVPALLDPANDSCLIMA is encoded by the coding sequence ATGACGATGAGCAAGCCGCACGCCGCGTGCTCCCTCTTGCTAGCCCTGCTCATCGGCCTCACGCGCCCTTCGCCCTGCGCGTCCTCCCTGTACAaccccccgccgccggacatggcGTACCACCACGGCGGCGTGCTCGACGGCACCGTGCCGGTCTCCGTGCTCTACTACGGCGCCTTCTCGCCGCACCACAAGGCCGTCCTCGCCGACTTCCTGCGCTCGCTCTCCCCGCGCTCGCGCCCCCACACCTTCGGCGCTCCGGCGGCGGCGTCGGTCGCTCAGTGGTGGGAGACCGTCGACCGGTACGTGCAGAGGACCGGCAGGGAGCGGACGCGGGTGATGCTCACCAACCAGGTGTCCGACGAGGGGTGCTCGCTGGGGAAGCACCTGTCGCGGCTCCAGGTCGAGCAGCTGGCAGCGCGGCTCGGCGTGGCGCCTGGCGGCGTCGCCGTCGTGCTCACCGCCGCGGACGTCGCGGTCGACGGCTTCTGCGGGAGCTCCTGCGGGCTGCACGGCTCGCTGGCGCCCGGCGGCGCCGTGCACGTGTGGGTGGGCAACGCGGCCGTGCAGTGCCCGGGCCGGTGCGCGTGGCCGTTCCACGCCGCGGACCCTGCCGTGGCGGCGACGGCAGTGCCTGGGCGCCACAGGAGCAGGGAGACTCCGCTCCGTGCGCCCAACGGAGACGCCGGGGTGGACGGCATGGTGATCAACCTCGCGGCGCTGCTGGCCGGGGCGGTGACCAACCCGTACGGGCACGGATACTTCCAGGGCGACGCCGGCGCGCCGGTGGAGGTCGGCGGCGGGTGCCCGGGAGTGTACGGGCGCGGCGCTTACCCTGGCTACCCCGGCGCGGTGAAGCTTGACACGGCCACCGGCGGCGGATACAACGTGGTGGGCAGGAACGGCAGGAGGTACCTCGTGCCGGCCCTGCTCGATCCCGCCAACGACTCGTGCCTTATCATGGCCTGA
- the LOC123110394 gene encoding BTB/POZ and MATH domain-containing protein 3-like gives MAKRRKLTSAIVAEEERRTHVINIDGYSRTKELLKAGDCTTSIPFMVGDHNWVVKYYPNGNDKPGHISVYLVLDSAGGEGVKAKVTFSILDKGGEPVPPYVKVAPEHVFPYSGSDWGFGDFIKHEDLEGSVHLGGDSFRIKCDVAVKKIRSEETHANQFVVVPPSNLHQHFGELLKSKDGADVAFRVGGQVFEAHRSVLAARSPVFKAELVGAMRERSGDPIEIDDIEAGVFRSLLHFIYTDSLPETTHEGTDEGATQEDVVTAGHLLVAADRYDVARLKLICEEILCNHIDSDMVATTLVLAEQHNYHGLKEACFEFLASPSNLEAMIASDGYQHLKSSCPSLLKELISRLLPVELTAAKDIIRDI, from the coding sequence ATGGCGAAGCGTCGGAAGCTCACGTCCGCCATTGTAGCAGAAGAAGAGAGAAGGACGCACGTGATCAACATAGATGGGTACTCAAGAACCAAGGAGCTGCTCAAGGCCGGCGACTGCACCACATCCATCCCTTTCATGGTTGGGGATCATAACTGGGTCGTCAAGTATTACCCGAACGGCAACGACAAACCAGGTCACATATCTGTTTATCTGGTCCTTGATTCGGCGGGCGGCGAGGGCGTGAAGGCCAAAGTCACCTTCAGCATCCTTGACAAGGGTGGTGAACCAGTGCCTCCGTACGTCAAAGTCGCCCCGGAACATGTGTTCCCATACAGTGGTTCAGATTGGGGTTTCGGCGATTTTATCAAGCATGAGGATCTGGAAGGATCGGTGCATCTAGGAGGCGATAGTTTTAGAATCAAGTGTGATGTGGCCGTGAAGAAGATCCGTAGCGAAGAGACACACGCAAATCAGTTTGTTGTGGTTCCTCCAAGCAACTTGCATCAACATTTCGGTGAGCTCTTGAAAAGTAAGGATGGAGCAGACGTGGCCTTCCGAGTTGGTGGCCAGGTATTCGAGGCTCATAGGTCCGTGCTCGCCGCTCGTTCGCCGGTCTTCAAGGCGGAGCTCGTTGGCGCCATGAGGGAGAGATCCGGTGATCCGATTGAAATTGATGATATAGAAGCAGGTGTGTTCAGGTCCTTGCTCCATTTCATCTACACGGACTCACTCCCTGAGACGACTCATGAAGGAACCGATGAAGGCGCAACACAAGAAGATGTAGTGACAGCTGGCCATCTCCTTGTAGCGGCAGATAGGTATGACGTTGCGAGGCTCAAGCTGATATGCGAGGAGATATTGTGTAATCACATCGATTCCGACATGGTTGCAACTACCTTGGTTTTGGCTGAACAGCATAATTACCATGGACTCAAGGAGGCTTGCTTCGAGTTCCTTGCTTCTCCGTCCAATTTGGAAGCGATGATCGCAAGTGATGGTTACCAACATCTAAAAAGCAGTTGCCCATCTCTTCTCAAAGAGCTGATTTCTAGACTCTTGCCTGTTGAGCTGACAGCAGCCAAGGATATTATCAGGGACATTTAG